cactagcaacaccaccacctccacctccactagGGGCAGCACCAGCGCCTACACCTacccctctccccgccgccacctAGCGTGCCGCTTGGCCGCCACCCTCTCCCCGGCTACTCTCCTGCACACGCCGGGAGGAGCGGCGCCTAGCCTACGCccgctctcctccgccgccgcccgctcgccgccggctagGTCTCCAGTTTTTTTGGACACGGGCTAGGTCTGTCGCCGAGAGGAGAAAGACTCTTTATGGTTAACATTTCGTAGGGGTAAAAAGTAAATCACTAATTCGGAAATTCTTTATTTCTGCCATAAACCCGGTCTCACTAACTTCTATCCAAACCAGAGGTAAATATCTGTTTCAGTGAAAAAAGGTGGGGcaaaaacgaaaaccctaaaagtagAGACAAAATCAATATTAGAGATAAAATTGGGGGGAAAACGAAATTGTCCattttaaaaactaaaaaaattacCGCACTAATAACCGCACTGGGAGTTGAGGAGATCGAATCGACGATCCACCCAGAATGCGGTGGCACGGTACACAATTACCAGTAGTACTAGTATACCATGGCAAAGAGCGACCGAGGAGGCTAGGCCCATCCCACCCATACGGACCGGACTGGACCCGTCACGTCCATCTCCTCTCTCGTCGTGGGCCCCCACCGCATTTGCGCCTCGATGTCCGCGCCCTCAACAATCACATCGCATGTGCCCCCCTCTCCTCGACACCCCCATCGCTTCTGTACATTCCTACTCCACTCCGGTAGCATTACGATTAGCATCAACATTAGTTACTTCAGCTAAGTGATTTAGTCGTACTATTAGCACGATTTTACTGTTAATTGGTTAAGTAAATAATTAGTATGCTGTAGTAGTGCTAATTAAgtatagtagtagtagattAGTAGTATAAAAATAATGTAATAGTGCGTGCCGTGCCCGGCTGCCCGTGTGCCGGGTCGCCCTCCCTCGAGCGACGAATCTGCCGGCCCTTAAACAAGAAACAAAACCACACGACTAATGGCATGTACAATGATTTTTATTAACGGTCTCTCTTTATTATCATACAAGCATATTGGTTGATGTGGactagagagaaaaaaaaaagagaaaaatgttTGCTACGTATAAAAGATGATTGCTCCGTATGAGTATGAGAACGAtacagagtcgactcttagtatttattagaaatttttttattgcatTGAGTGTAATAAAGGAAAGATGACTACTAAGAAAGTATTTTGTTATATTAATGGTTAGATACCGTATTATCTTAACTATTGTAACATGATGGCCTCTAATTAACATAGAGGCCTTACTGAGTCTCTCCCTTGGTACTTGCCCTAATCTCATCGTGAAAAGCCTCAAAACCTGCAATTAACTAACATCCTAATTAATCAAGTAATTAATCAACAATCTACAGCGTACAACCGATACAGTCTACCACTACCCCCTACAGTACAACAACAAAGCTCATCAAAAATACCCCCACTCACACTAGTCAACACATCGTCTCATGACTAAAATGTTTTTGTTACTACTACAATGGCGCCGACATGGCCGCCGGGCATCACCGGAGCACGAGCAGCCGCAGGGCGTGGACCAAGAACAGCGccagcgccgcggcgggcgacggccgggacagggacgccgccgccgtcagctcgCCGGTGGCCATGTTGGCGATCCACGTCTCGCTGCCGCTCAGCACCAcgccctcttcgccgccgccgccggcgtcgccgcccaTCGGCATCGGCATGCTGGTGTCCGGGACGGCGTCCGTGAACGTCGTCCCcggcatcgtcgtcgccgtcgccgtcccggGCATCGTCGCCCCaggcatcgccgtcgccgtcgttggcgtcgtcggcgtccccGTCCCCGGCAtcatcgccgccggcgtcggcgtcgccgtcgtcgacttCTGGCTGCCGCTGCGCACCACGTGACATGGAAAGAGAAAGAACAAGCGCACATGGTCAGCTCACGAGCAATGTGTGTATATGCATCTGGAATCAAATCCATGGCTGCAAGCAAAATCAACAGTAAACTAATCGCgcgaaacaaaacaaaagctcGGGTTTGCACTTTTCTTTTCACCCTATCTGCAACTAATTAACTAAAGATAATGCCAAGATCTCCTCCACCTAATTACTACTACACTACAATCCTTGCACTTTCTTTCCATTTCTAGCTCACAACATGAACAGCTCACTAAGCATCCAGATTTGCAGCTCAGATCACTCTCTGACAGTGACAGTGAGTGAGTGACAGTAGCTAGCAGACAGCAGTGGAAAGAGCAGATGAATGGCGGGAGAGAGGTGAACCTTGGGGAGGAGGCGGGGCAGAAGGTGAGGGTGTAGTCGGGGCCGCCGGAGCAGGTGAAGGTGGAGGTGGGGTCGTCGAAGGCGTAGCTGTAGGAGCGGGGGCACGCCGACTTGAACACCTGCGAGTACGCCGTCGGCCGGCACGTCGACGGGTTCGCGAACGCGCCGCTGCAGCAGAACTCCGGCCGCCCGAACGCGTCGCACGCGCTCcggcacgccgcgccgccgcccgcccggagCTCCGCGGGGCACATCGCGTTCAGGTCCGCcgcgcaccccgccgccgcgcacgtcgccgccgacgtcagagacccgccgccaccaccgcctcctccggaGGACGATGGCTCCACCAGCACCGGCAGGTTGTAGCCGTCGACGAGGCTGACGTCGTAGAAGTCgagcccgccgctgccgtcgagcGTGAACTCGGCCAGcgtcgcgggcggcgcggcgcccgcgccgTTGCACTcggcgccgcccgagccgcagTCGCCGGTGGCGCACACCATCCGGCCcccacccgcgccgccgtcctggACGACGGCGCACCCCGTGCGCGCCCACATCCTCCCCGAccaccccgccggcgccggcaccgccCGCGCCACGCCCGGCGGGAGCTCGAACCCCGTGGTGGCCAGCCGCGCGCTCCCGGCGTTCGACAGCACGCCCGGCCACACCGTGTCCGTGCACCGGTTGACGAACGTGaacgtcgccgcctccaccccccAATctgcgcacacacacacacacaaaacaaACCATGCCGCCATTACCAACCatccacaacaacaacaacaagaacaagATCAAACATCACAGATTTACCTACCTCTCCATAAGACCAAGAAGAGCACAAGAACGGCGGTGGCAGATCTCGGCAACCACCCCATCGCCATTTTCTTGATGCAATGCAAATGCAATGCAAGAAGCGTGCAGTTGTCAGAGATTCAGGCACAGAGCAGAGCAGTGGAGTTACTCCACTTCACTTCACTTCTGCAGTGCACtaatgcagagagagagagagaggtagggGACAGCCACCACAAGAGCACTTGGGAGTCTtggagatggagaggagagagTCACAAggatggaggagaggggaaTCTTTGGGGATGGGTACAAGGTTATACAGGGAGAGTGGGGGCAAatggctttctttttttttttttaccttgctTTTGGGGCAGGAGTGTACATATGCATGTATGATCATGTTTCCTGGGTAAAAGTGAGCTTGGGAATGGGCCTTGGTTGTTGATTGTTCCTGGGGCAtaggctttctttttttttttttttactttttattatcCTCCCCATCTGTGTATATTTTGTTATGGGATTGACAAGGGTTAGGGTAGAGTGAGTGGATTTTGaggtccccctcccccctacATTGAATGGGGGGAAATATATAGGATTTTGATACTAAGTAGCAAATATATAGGATTTTGATACTAAGTAGCAAATATATAGGATTTTGATACTAAGTAGAAGTATAAAACAGAAGTTGCAAAACACATTAGCTTAAGAGTttaagaaggaaaagaagactAGTTGGAATTTTCTAATCCCACCATTTTATATTATGGGGTTGTTCAGATTATAGTCAAAATAAACCTcactaaattttggcaatacaaaaaatttagtaagttgacaatattaccaaaattttggcattatttCTTACACATTTATGAAAGTTTGGCAAAAAGATTTTGGCATTATTTCTTACGCATTTATGAAAGTTTGGCAAAAAGTTAAATGTATGTACATTTTGGAAACTTTACCAAAAATGTATGGTttaaaatgacatcaatctgaacTGCCCCTGTAAGttgtttttgatttttttttctaatcaaatttCTTTAGGTTTTAGGtctgactaagtttatagaaaaaattgtaacatctacaacatcaaattagtttcattaaatataacatcAAATATGTTTTTTATGTTAGAAATgttgttgtatttttttataaatttaatcaaacttgaaatagtttgactaataaaaaaaagttaatgtgACTTATGTatttaaaacagagggagtaatactaTTAGGTTGAACCTCAATACTAATTTTTATCCAAAATCTCATTGTCTTGAGCCATTTCAATTGAATTCGTAGGAGCGGCGATCCTTTGCTCCAAGTGAAAATGGAATAAGGATTATTTTTTGTAAGAAATGTTATGTACTGATCGATCGTGCATATAGTGACAGCTCTAGTTATCATCCATGCGTGTTCTATTTATTAGAACATGCAGCTTTTATTAGTTGGTCTAATGCTGATTATAAGCCATATaacttgttaaaaaaatatgatttgtGGATAAACTTATGTATGTTGTATGTATATTTCCTTGGCGATTTTAAAAACcaatgctaaaaaaataaactttgataaaaaaaaaatcaaaatcaagtttttaaattcaaaaattAACAGCTGAAGGGCAAATGACGAGGTGATGAGTTTCTCGAATGCAATGTAAGTAAGAAATGAAGGGTTCCATTTGAAATATGCAGAACTTTTTTCCATGTCTCTACATAAATTGTACTAACTTATATAAAAGTTCTTCAAAATGTCCATTTGAAACCATGAATTTGATAGGACTTCTATGCATTTTTTAGGACAAATAGTCCAATTCTCCTAGGATTCTGGAAAATTCCCACATTTCAAACGGGAATTGAGATTCATAGGCATTATTCTCGCTTACATTAAGATTGTACCACTACTCAACCTCACCTTAATTTAAGaccaatggttttttttttttgggtttagaGAGATAGATGCACAACAGTACACACATCTGCCTTTTACTAGTTAAAGATGGAGGTATCCTTTTAGAATGGGGTAACCAAGCAGTCATGGTGGGGTTAAGAGGACTATTACActcttttataaaaataaagataattAGTACAAAAACATTGCGGCATGTTTTTGGGTTGCTTTTTGCCTAAATCCTGTTGGATAAGTGCTTTTATGGGGGTTGAATTAGGGTGGGGTTGGGTTGTTCATGTTCCTAAAGGCATTTAATAAAGGTTTTGAAAGTAGAAAAAAGCATGGGCTGTTCATGGTACCTCCATGTCCATGGTTGGTCCTACGAGTCTAAAGGCAGTAATGGAGGTGTTGAAAGGGCAGAAACAGATGATGAAATGGGGGCATAATGGATAGGGTAAATGGAGACAATCAACTACGGACACAGAAATGTACTGCTACTAGAATGATTTGATCTGATACCTCCGGTGCACATGTAGTTGTTTTCACTTGTCCAGTGTACAATTAATTTTGTTTCTAGAAGGATATTCTTCTCTACTAAAACAACAAAACATATGAAATATGTTAAGTTAGCTAACTCGTATTATTGATTTTGTTTCCAATCACTGTGAAATTGAATCTTATTAAAATGCGCATTGCTTCTCGTATTTATCTCTTTGTGTGATGATATGGTTTGCGGTTTTGGTATTTACAATGGGTATTCactatttaaaataaaataccaTTTTTGTTGAATTATGTATAATAGAGAAATGTCGACTTCTGCAAGTTTATTCTTGCGAAAATGCTACATTTGTTTTGTATTTATGCAGTAAAACTACTTTAACATGACCATGTAAGTTTATTCAAGGAATCTTCAGCTCGTAAACATGCCATAAGGCATAAGCTACAGAAATAAAGGCATGTTTTGACTATATTATCATTAAGAAGGACCAAAATTTAAGTTCCGTGTTTGCTATTTTCATTTGGAACTTTTCATTTGTCCATGGTAGCTGGAGGGCGAAAAACAAAACTAGTCATCCTAATTCAGATTCCACCAGccaacacatttttttttgaaggaaggCAAAAGCATATGTAGCTAGCCAAGCAAGCCAAACTCTCGAACTGAACTATTTCATAAACTAGTTTCTCATAGCAGTGAAATGAATTATCAAACTCTAGCTCATTGCGCTTCTTAGAATCTTCAGCTCTTAAACAAACGATAAGCTACAGAAATAAAGACATATACTGTTGGCTAGGGAAGCAAACTAACCATATTATCATTAAAAATGACCAAGACTGAAGTTGTTGTGTTTGCCATTCCATTTGGAACCTTTCGTTTGTCCATGGTAGCTGGAGggcaaaaacaaaattaaaggtAAGGATACATGTAGCGTGTGCAAGAGGGACAGTATGTTCCTCGTACCATTGAGCTATCTGATGAAAATTTGCAGCTGTGGCAACAACCATTCGTTGAAAAAACTATGGTGAAATTAATTAGCTCTTAATTTGCAGCTGATCTGAACTTGGTTAATTAGTAGGGCAGTGTACAAGCAGCCCAAGTAGCTGAATCATGTGGTACACTTGGACAAGCTCAGAGACAGCCtgttagagcacccgcaatggtaaagtaaggtgctctctataaaacatgtacatctcagcaatagactagattaatagtaaaccacctcaatagtatgtctacatgggtatctatagctctctcatgcattgcctcgtgtttctctatagactatctctaagttagtagatagctttgctctctctcttcatttaatatctttcaagtaggaaaatatgctgacatggatcttttGTAGATAGCCTAtaaataaccattgtgggtgccctcaGTGGATCTGGGCAGGGAGCTCCAGAATATCTGCTGCATTAAATTGTGGAAATAATACTGCAACAGATTATGTTGAGGCCCTGACAACATTACATGTCTTTTccgattgtagccaaaataaaccttatcaagTTTGAgtaatgtcaaaattttggcaaatgtcaaaattttggcaaatgacaatattgccaaaattttagcaggatattttatgtattgattaaatttggcaacaaactaaacgtagattttttttttggcaattttaccgaaaaatggtatggttaaaaatggtagcaaagtgaaTAGGCCCTACCTAGAATACTTTACATTTTTGGCATCCAGTGTCTTTGATAATATATCTAGTCAATTTTCCTTAAGAGTAGAatctcaaaaaataatttatatgctTTGACAAAATTACCACAAAATTACATGTTTACGGCTCATATACACTATCGTAAAATTACAGGTTTATTAATGACTTATTCTTTTAAACAAAACTATCGAATAGATTTACCACAAATTTAAGTTATATTTAGTGCCACATTTACCTTGAATCTACTACTACACATTTTGCAGGTTACATGAGAGGGGCAGCTGGCGGAGAAGAGAAAGGCCATGATGGATGCATATGCTCTCTCCTTCCTATAATGGGCTCAACATGCATGTGGGCATCGCAAGTTCGCAACatggcatgattaattaaatctaTATTAAGATTAAATCAACATTCTCTCGCATTATGTTGCAGTAAAATATACCTTAAGTAACGAAATGGGCGTAGTTCAACTAATTAGATTTCTTGTGGTAGAACCGATTCAACGGGTTGAAGTCTTTGATTTGTCACATGTGCTCGcatttatagctaattattcttttagtagCATGCGACATACCCTCACTAGTGAGACACTCATGGTGACTTCGacaatctcaaaatatagcagctcagttttagtttttttttttggaaggggTGATCGTACGCAT
Above is a window of Oryza sativa Japonica Group chromosome 10, ASM3414082v1 DNA encoding:
- the LOC4348103 gene encoding thaumatin-like protein 1, yielding MAMGWLPRSATAVLVLFLVLWRDWGVEAATFTFVNRCTDTVWPGVLSNAGSARLATTGFELPPGVARAVPAPAGWSGRMWARTGCAVVQDGGAGGGRMVCATGDCGSGGAECNGAGAAPPATLAEFTLDGSGGLDFYDVSLVDGYNLPVLVEPSSSGGGGGGGGSLTSAATCAAAGCAADLNAMCPAELRAGGGAACRSACDAFGRPEFCCSGAFANPSTCRPTAYSQVFKSACPRSYSYAFDDPTSTFTCSGGPDYTLTFCPASSPSGSQKSTTATPTPAAMMPGTGTPTTPTTATAMPGATMPGTATATTMPGTTFTDAVPDTSMPMPMGGDAGGGGEEGVVLSGSETWIANMATGELTAAASLSRPSPAAALALFLVHALRLLVLR